The Gopherus flavomarginatus isolate rGopFla2 chromosome 18, rGopFla2.mat.asm, whole genome shotgun sequence genome segment cttatgagcgtTTACTGGTGCAGATTTATACGTGTGCGGGGCGGGCGGGTGCCTCATCGGTACGTTCAGCCCCCTGGCGTGCGCCCCCAGGTGTGTATGGGTTGGTATCTGCTCTAGGCTCAGTTCTGCACGCAGGGTCGACGAGTGTGGGGGAAGCCaatacaaattaccggggcctggCGGACCagaagggggcctggggcccGACTTTGTTGGCCTTGTTTAGCCAGCCCAtgctggggggcccgaaaaaCGTTTTTCACCGGGGCCCGAACCCGCTCTCAGCGGCCCTGTCTGCACGTCCGCCCGGCCTCATGTCTTCGCGTAACCCAGCGCTTTCATGCCGCGTGGTTTGAATTGCTCTAATCAAACACATCATTTCTTTATTGATCTGCATTCCACAAAAGCAGGGGGGAAAtcgggaggggagggaaatgaaCACAACTTTTTGTAAAATCCAGGAGTTTTTCATTTACGCTGAAAACGGAGGGGCTTAAGGATGAGGCAGTCCAGGAGGAAGCCCCCACCTTCCAGGCTGGGATTCAGCCAGGGCACTACACTTTGAGCCCCACATCCGAAAGCCCCCCCGTACCCCCACCCTGGAGCACAGCTCCCCCCAAGCGCTATCATAGCCAGCCCGGCCCACTGGGAAAAAGCAGCATCTCCAGCCCCTGGGGTCTGGGCTGTGGCACACTCAGCCCCCCGTTGATGGAAGGAATTTCTGATGCCGGTGGCCGCGTCTGGCTCCAAGCCCGTGTTGGTTTTGGCTCCCGCTCCTCGCCCCATCGTGCCCAGCCAGCGGGGCcaggccagccccaccccacgCTCCCCACACTTGTGCTTCCCCTGAAGGCCCAGCCCAGAGATTTACAGAGCAAACCCGGCGACCCTATGTCTggcggttagagcaggggggctgggagccaggacgcctgggttctctccctggttgGAGGGGGACGGGGTCACTCTCGGGCTGTAGAGGGAGGTCATAGGTCACAAACGTCAACTTCCCCATCAACAGCTGGAGACCCAACTTGGGCCAATCaaaactcctccccccccccacttgtcTCTCTGGTATCTcaggagccccccagcccctgccaggaCCCGGCCCACGTTAGACAACACATGACATCAAATCAGCTGTAATTGTGCTGACTGGCACTTAGGCAGGGTCAAAGATCAGGGAAATTACTTCCAGGTCATTAGTTGGGGAGGTTGGCGCTTCTAGACCCTCGGGTCACAGGTCAATGAACAAACATCCGCGACAGCTGGTTCTTGTTGGCCCCGGGGTCAAAGGTCACTGGGGTCACAGGGGAGTTGGTGCTGGTGGGCTCAGTGGTCACCGGCAGGTTGGTTGAGGGGTCAAAGGTCGCTGGGGTCACACATGGGTTGGCATTGTCAGGGTCAGAGGTCGCTGGGGTCACAGGTGCTTTGGTGCAGATGGGGTCAGAGGTCACCATGGTCACTGGCAGGTTGACGCTGATGGGTCAGAGGTCGCTGGGGTCACAGGTGCTTTGGTGCAGATGGGGTCAGAGGTCACCATGGTCACTGGCAGGTTGACGCTGATGGGGTCAGAGGTCGCTGGGGTCACAGGCAGGTTGGCGCTGATGGGGTCAGAGGTCACGAGTGCCAACTGCCCCTGGGGTCAGAGGTCACGGGCGCCCGGCTCAGGTCTCCTTCCAGCGGGGGCTGGCGCGGGGGGCCCAGGCTGCAATCAGCCCCTGGGCCGCGTAGTAGGTGCCCATGACGATGAGCCGGGCCTGGGGCACCGGGGCGCAGAAGTGGTCCCAGGCCAGGACCAGGTCGGAGGCCACGAAGAGCAGGGAGCCGGTGGCCACGGCCAGGTGGGGGGGAGGCCGGGCCAGGGCCCGCCAGGCCATGGCCGCCAGCAGCGCCCCGTAGCCCCCCACGGCCGGCACGTAGGGGCCCCCCAGGCAGGGCCACAGCGTCGCGTAGGCCCCGGCCCAGGccagcgccagcagcagcaggagccagggGCGGGCGGGACGCAGGCCCAGGGCCCAGATGTAGCAGACGTGAGCCAGAGCGAAGGCCACCacccctgtgggggaggggggtgtcagagagccgtgctcctcactcccgacccgcagccccctgggtgctacctcccctcccctcccctcccccactactgctcctcactcccgacccgcagccccctgggtgctacctcccctcccctcccctcccccactactgctcctcactcccgacccgcagccccctgggtgctacctcccctcccctcccctcccccaccactgctcctcactccctacTTGCAGCCCCCTGGGTGccatctcccctcctccaccggtactcctcactcccgacccgcagcccctgctagcccagcccagccctggatgCCCCCTTCCGTCCCCCACCAGTGCTCCTCACTTCCGAACTGCAGCACCCCCTAGGCCagttctgggctccccaccctgaactctgctggtgcccctcactcctggcccCATACCTGGGATAAATAGTTGGGGCCAGACGAGGCGGAAGTCTCCCACGCTGGAGAACATCAGCCCCCAGCGGACCCGGCGTGCGGCCGGGGTCCAGGCGCCGTCACCCCGGGCCTGGGCCGTCAGGAACCAGACCAGGCTCAGGAGCGGGAGGCTCTTGACACCGGCGCTGACCCAGCTGGGCTCAGGCAGCCACAGGGCGAAGTACAGGCCACAGGAGGCCAGGAACGGCAGCAGCTTGAGGTGGTGGCTCTTGGCCTGCAGAGGGGGGTGGAAATGGACACGGCCGGGGTCCGTCTACACTAGGGAGAGCACGGCGCACCCGGCATGGACACTATCCCTCGgtccaatcagggagcagggaACAATCCCATGTGACTCAGACAGCAATGACGTGTCATTTCCCACCGGGGTCAGCTCCAAAGCTAACAGACCAACATGTTAACTCTTAAACCTATTGATCTCCCACTCTGTAATAGCGGGCCTGTTAACAGTCACCATATTAACTCTGACACTTATCACTACACCAGTCTATAATGGACATTGACTAGTTTGCCATGTTCACTCTGAAACCTACTGTTATCCACTCATTGACAGTGGTCAATGTGATATCAGTAGGTTTCAGAGTGAACATGGCAATGTGATATCATTATTTTCAGCGTTAACATGCCAAAATAAATGACATATCCATTCTTAGAAATGGGGTTTTTCAGTTATTTTGCCACATTAATGCCAAAACCACACAATAACCTATTTTAACTAACGGTTCTGTTAGTTATTTCACCGTGTTGACTCTGAAAACTACTGACAGACCACTGAATGTTATTAATGCTGATAACAAGGTGTTATCTCTGAAAATCAATGATAACCCCCTGTGTATGGGCCTTGTTAACTATTCCACTAACAAGAGACTTACCAGAAGCACCCAGCTAAATCTACTTATCTCAGGCTGAACCGTGGCCTGGTGGAACTGAGAACTGACTCCCTTTCATCACTGTTTTGTGAACTCTGGAACCTACTGATAACCCAAATGAGATCAACCTTATTAACTGTTTTTCCACCAAGATACCCCAGCTACATCTACTCAACTCACCTCACTGACTCATCCTTGTGGGGCTGGGAAGTAACCCCCTCAATGAAGTGTTAACTCTGAAACATACTGCTGTCACGTAACACATCTTCCTTGGTAATACAGATACCAGAGCAATCACAGCCACGTTCCACTTCACCTGCTCTATCCCCGACCCCATTTCTgatccagcccctcttctctgcgGCTGTGTGTTAACTCTGAAAGCTACTGACAGCATCACTTCAACCACAACTTTCTGTCTTCATATATGAGCTAGACTTTTCCCAGGAATTTGCAGTTCAACTCAGGCACCATGACAAACCTGAAACATCCACCCCACCAAAGTAAAATCCAGGCCCATGTCCACTCATCCCCAGGGAACATTCCCTCTGACACCTACTGATGGCAGCAACAACTTTTTAACTATTTCACCACCAAGAGTTTTAGCAGGAAGAGCCCATTAAGGCTCCTTCTCCAAAgggtgaactgccccattcatgcTAAAATAGCAGTGTTAACTCTGAAAACTACTGCTGTAACCTTGTCCCATTCACATCAAcagtgttaac includes the following:
- the LOC127036763 gene encoding lysoplasmalogenase-like, whose translation is MDILETDACYPPKSAADAKSHHLKLLPFLASCGLYFALWLPEPSWVSAGVKSLPLLSLVWFLTAQARGDGAWTPAARRVRWGLMFSSVGDFRLVWPQLFIPGVVAFALAHVCYIWALGLRPARPWLLLLLALAWAGAYATLWPCLGGPYVPAVGGYGALLAAMAWRALARPPPHLAVATGSLLFVASDLVLAWDHFCAPVPQARLIVMGTYYAAQGLIAAWAPRASPRWKET